One genomic window of Methanocalculus alkaliphilus includes the following:
- a CDS encoding RNA-guided endonuclease InsQ/TnpB family protein, whose product MERFNEACNYVSEFAWRNKVFGKIELHKNLYYDIRPRFELSSQMVVRLIGKVSESYLTDRSCYHEFKPHGAIVYDQRILTIKALDTCSILTLEGRETITMSYGRYQPLELKRVRGQADLVLIKNQFYLLLIVDIPEDPQLEPQDIIGVDLGIVNIATTSTGETFSGKQCTESRKKYTRIKGILQSVCTWDAKKHLKKLSGKERRFKNDTNHCISKLIVTEAKDTGSGIALEDLTGIRDQVPGYKSLKTAIGKWAFYEIAMYIRYNAHMVGIPVYLVDPQYTSQQCSCCGYTSRENRKTQSDFFCIKCGYSDNADINAAKNIASRADVNQPIALRPEPKRSGRWKGKPTALAVGS is encoded by the coding sequence ACATCCGACCTCGATTCGAACTATCTTCTCAAATGGTTGTAAGACTTATCGGAAAAGTATCTGAAAGTTATCTTACAGATCGATCCTGTTACCACGAATTCAAACCCCATGGTGCAATTGTCTATGATCAACGTATCCTGACAATAAAGGCTCTTGATACCTGTTCGATCCTAACTCTTGAAGGCAGAGAAACGATAACGATGTCATATGGCAGGTATCAACCTCTGGAACTAAAACGAGTCAGAGGTCAAGCCGATCTCGTCCTTATCAAGAACCAGTTTTATCTGTTACTGATTGTAGATATCCCTGAAGATCCTCAGCTTGAACCTCAAGATATCATTGGTGTTGATCTAGGTATTGTCAATATCGCAACCACATCCACAGGTGAAACCTTCTCCGGTAAACAATGTACAGAATCCAGGAAGAAGTACACTCGTATCAAAGGGATTCTTCAATCCGTCTGTACATGGGATGCAAAAAAACATCTCAAGAAACTCAGTGGAAAAGAACGCCGATTCAAAAACGATACAAACCACTGTATCAGCAAACTGATTGTAACGGAAGCTAAAGACACTGGATCCGGTATCGCGTTAGAAGATCTAACAGGTATCCGAGATCAAGTTCCCGGTTATAAATCCTTGAAAACGGCAATCGGTAAATGGGCGTTCTACGAAATTGCAATGTACATCCGATATAATGCACATATGGTTGGAATCCCGGTTTACCTCGTTGATCCACAATATACATCTCAACAATGTTCGTGTTGTGGTTATACGAGTAGGGAAAACCGAAAAACCCAATCCGACTTTTTCTGTATCAAATGTGGTTATTCGGATAACGCAGATATTAACGCTGCAAAAAACATTGCATCAAGGGCTGATGTCAACCAGCCTATCGCACTCCGTCCTGAACCGAAGCGTTCAGGAAGATGGAAGGGCAAGCCCACGGCTTTAGCCGTGGGTAGTTGA
- a CDS encoding CsbD family protein — MAGWSDEDMAIEEDEIRGRGKQIKGRVREGGRKLTGDRTEQVKGKIEQVKGKGQKEIGTIKRKAKK; from the coding sequence ATGGCAGGATGGAGTGATGAAGATATGGCCATAGAAGAAGATGAGATCAGGGGGAGGGGAAAACAGATCAAGGGGAGGGTCCGGGAAGGAGGCCGCAAACTGACGGGGGATAGGACTGAGCAGGTCAAAGGAAAGATTGAGCAGGTCAAAGGAAAAGGACAGAAGGAGATCGGAACGATCAAGCGAAAGGCCAAAAAATAA
- a CDS encoding CsbD family protein, with translation MAEWSDENMAIEEDEIRGKGKQIKGKVREEVGKLTGNRTEQVKGKIEQVVGKGQEEIGTIKRKAKE, from the coding sequence ATGGCAGAATGGAGTGATGAAAACATGGCCATAGAAGAAGATGAGATCAGGGGAAAGGGCAAACAGATCAAAGGAAAGGTCCGCGAAGAGGTCGGGAAACTGACAGGGAACAGGACCGAGCAGGTCAAGGGAAAGATTGAGCAGGTTGTCGGAAAGGGCCAGGAGGAGATAGGAACGATCAAGAGAAAGGCCAAAGAATAG
- a CDS encoding ORC1-type DNA replication protein: protein MIKSPFLLADQTLFKNIDAFEFDYIPDQVLFREEQIAELAFRVRPGIFGARPASAICRGPPGSGKTTTVKHLFTEIADSQKRLVPVYVNCQTDHTRYSVFSRIYRQVLGHAPPRTGVAATVLADAIAASIIRQKIVVLVCLDDFQYLFSEDTANAVLYSLLRMYLNHTDCRVGVILTTSEMDLDVSRALDEGVTSSLCADDISFPRYTPDEIREILRIRVREAVWPGVISSEVLDLIVWKTHKAGDLRVGLDLLKRAVLMAERNARSSVVREDILLAYGDARLITLKKKVGLLPPGERTLLDLITCTGGGDPLTSGELYNRLTDDEEVSYTTFYERLKRLADHGLVDLRIRQKKGRTSVITPRYEAEEIQAVSE, encoded by the coding sequence ATGATAAAATCACCATTCCTCCTCGCTGATCAGACGCTCTTCAAAAATATCGATGCATTCGAATTTGATTACATCCCTGACCAGGTCCTCTTCCGGGAGGAGCAGATCGCAGAGCTTGCCTTCCGGGTGAGGCCGGGGATCTTTGGCGCACGGCCGGCAAGTGCCATCTGCCGTGGTCCCCCCGGATCCGGGAAGACGACGACGGTGAAACATCTCTTCACCGAGATTGCAGACTCCCAGAAGAGACTGGTTCCGGTCTATGTCAACTGCCAGACCGATCATACCCGGTACTCCGTCTTCTCCCGGATCTACCGGCAGGTTCTCGGCCACGCACCCCCCCGGACCGGTGTTGCGGCGACGGTGCTTGCCGATGCCATTGCAGCATCGATCATCAGGCAGAAGATCGTCGTCCTCGTCTGCCTTGATGACTTTCAGTACCTCTTCTCTGAAGATACCGCAAATGCCGTCCTCTACTCGCTTCTCCGGATGTACCTCAACCATACGGACTGCCGGGTCGGCGTCATCCTCACCACAAGCGAGATGGATCTGGATGTCTCCAGGGCTCTTGATGAAGGGGTCACCTCCTCCCTCTGTGCCGATGACATCTCGTTTCCCCGGTACACCCCGGACGAGATCCGGGAGATCCTCAGGATCCGGGTCCGGGAAGCGGTCTGGCCGGGGGTCATCAGCTCCGAGGTCCTCGACCTCATCGTCTGGAAGACCCACAAGGCAGGTGATCTTCGGGTCGGGCTCGATCTCCTGAAACGGGCCGTTCTGATGGCTGAGCGGAATGCGAGATCCTCGGTGGTCCGGGAGGATATCCTGCTTGCCTATGGGGATGCCCGCCTCATCACCCTGAAGAAGAAGGTCGGGCTCCTGCCGCCGGGGGAACGGACACTCCTCGATCTGATCACCTGCACCGGCGGGGGTGATCCCCTGACCTCGGGCGAACTCTACAACCGGCTGACCGATGATGAGGAGGTATCCTATACCACCTTCTACGAACGGCTGAAGCGGCTTGCGGATCATGGCCTCGTCGATCTCCGGATACGGCAGAAGAAGGGGAGGACGAGCGTCATCACGCCCCGGTATGAGGCTGAGGAGATCCAGGCGGTGAGCGAGTAG
- a CDS encoding CsbD family protein, with translation MAGWSDENMAIKQDEIKGRGKQIKGKVREEVGKLTGDRTEQLEGTIELVKGKGQKEIGAIKRKAKE, from the coding sequence ATGGCAGGATGGAGTGATGAAAACATGGCCATTAAGCAAGATGAGATCAAAGGAAGGGGAAAACAGATCAAGGGGAAGGTCCGGGAAGAAGTCGGCAAACTAACCGGGGATAGGACTGAGCAGTTAGAAGGAACGATTGAGCTGGTCAAAGGAAAAGGACAGAAGGAGATCGGAGCGATCAAGCGAAAGGCCAAAGAATAG